The Enterococcus rotai genome includes a window with the following:
- a CDS encoding DUF975 family protein, producing MIRSELKKKAQKHLHGYYGNWSLLAIIPSVALFIYFFFIMILVQVPENTVNQSNNYQSWQDDYSAKSNRSNTEYQKGYDDGYFDGYDEGYDDGLYQEEDYDEDVYDGKNLDSISYKSSLSPVKNTTRTVTYTQTTTVETRFSGFFAFLFGLLLLLVTILYRGMVQWAAIDNVEGRKFNLKSIFTTFISENGKRTVSANLLVTLYVFLWSLLFMIPGVIKQLSYSMTNYLLKKDPELTPKEAMALSQALMQGYKLEYFIFSYSFALWQFATFFSFGLASVYVIPYYGVSEVLFFDQIIAEKHHLFSQEKEAGFADF from the coding sequence ATGATTCGAAGTGAGTTGAAAAAGAAAGCCCAAAAACATCTGCATGGCTACTATGGAAACTGGAGTTTGTTAGCTATTATTCCGAGTGTCGCCTTATTTATCTATTTCTTTTTTATAATGATTCTGGTCCAAGTGCCAGAAAATACGGTGAACCAGTCAAATAATTACCAATCTTGGCAAGATGACTACTCTGCAAAATCAAATCGCTCGAATACTGAGTACCAAAAGGGATATGATGACGGCTATTTTGATGGTTACGATGAAGGGTATGATGATGGACTTTATCAAGAGGAGGATTATGACGAAGATGTTTATGATGGAAAAAATTTGGACTCTATTTCTTATAAATCAAGTTTATCACCAGTGAAAAATACGACACGAACGGTTACCTATACACAAACAACAACAGTTGAAACACGTTTTAGCGGTTTTTTTGCTTTTTTATTCGGGCTACTGTTATTGCTTGTCACTATTTTATATCGTGGGATGGTACAATGGGCAGCGATCGATAATGTGGAAGGGCGTAAATTTAATCTTAAATCGATCTTTACAACTTTTATTAGTGAAAATGGTAAACGAACAGTGAGTGCGAATCTGCTAGTAACGCTCTATGTTTTTTTATGGTCATTATTATTTATGATTCCTGGCGTGATCAAACAATTATCTTATAGTATGACGAACTATTTATTGAAAAAAGACCCTGAGTTAACACCAAAAGAAGCAATGGCGCTTAGCCAAGCATTAATGCAAGGCTATAAATTGGAATATTTCATTTTTTCTTATTCGTTTGCCTTATGGCAATTTGCAACATTCTTTAGTTTTGGTTTAGCTAGTGTCTATGTTATTCCTTATTATGGTGTGTCGGAAGTGTTGTTTTTCGATCAGATCATTGCAGAGAAACACCACCTATTTTCACAAGAAAAAGAAGCGGGATTTGCTGATTTTTAG
- a CDS encoding TIGR00266 family protein: MQYKMTENTVFPLVEVDLRTGESIQLESGAMVYHNGEINFEGKMNSNGKSGLGGAIRALGRSMSSGESFFITKASGLTDTAKVALAPATPGAIKELQVGSEHWRLNTGAFLACDASVSYNMKRQKLSGAIFGGTGGLFVMETSGSGSLLINSYGDIVEIHLDGTKPFVVDNQHVVAWSESLDYNIKVASGIFGFTTGEGVVNEFHGTGTIMIQTRNIEGLAGLISPFVSTGS, from the coding sequence ATGCAGTACAAAATGACAGAAAATACTGTTTTTCCATTGGTTGAAGTGGATTTACGAACAGGAGAAAGTATTCAATTAGAGAGCGGTGCAATGGTCTATCACAATGGTGAGATCAATTTTGAAGGAAAAATGAACAGCAACGGAAAGTCAGGTTTAGGCGGCGCAATTCGTGCTTTGGGGCGTTCAATGTCCAGCGGAGAAAGCTTCTTTATCACAAAAGCATCCGGTCTAACAGATACTGCAAAAGTGGCTTTAGCACCAGCAACTCCAGGTGCCATCAAAGAACTTCAAGTCGGCTCTGAACATTGGCGTTTAAACACAGGTGCATTTTTAGCTTGTGACGCTAGCGTGTCTTACAATATGAAACGTCAAAAACTTAGCGGTGCAATCTTTGGTGGGACTGGTGGATTATTCGTGATGGAAACTTCTGGTTCTGGATCGTTGTTGATCAATAGTTACGGGGATATCGTTGAAATCCATTTGGATGGTACAAAGCCTTTTGTGGTCGATAATCAACACGTTGTTGCTTGGTCAGAATCCTTGGATTATAACATTAAAGTCGCTTCAGGTATTTTTGGCTTTACAACGGGTGAAGGCGTCGTCAATGAATTTCACGGCACTGGAACAATCATGATCCAAACAAGAAATATCGAAGGGTTAGCTGGTTTGATCAGCCCTTTTGTTAGTACCGGTTCATAA
- the mobA gene encoding molybdenum cofactor guanylyltransferase, giving the protein MTDCTAVVLCGGKSSRMGFDKSLLQLDGEFMLLRTVKQLKKIFPESLLVTNKRSKFPPAFSHVAILEDHYPEKGPLGGLVTALENIKTNYLFLLACDIPNLNVDLIRKMAKSMESYDVVICKQENRLEPLFAFYHVTCLAILKQQLQTNDWRIRKEFEHFLVKVVTLESSFGLENVNSPKELMLWNQ; this is encoded by the coding sequence ATAACCGATTGTACTGCCGTCGTTTTATGTGGCGGGAAAAGCTCTCGGATGGGATTTGATAAATCCTTGCTGCAACTAGACGGAGAGTTTATGTTGCTTAGAACAGTGAAGCAGTTAAAAAAAATCTTTCCAGAGAGTTTATTAGTGACAAACAAACGAAGTAAATTTCCACCTGCTTTTTCTCATGTTGCAATACTAGAAGATCATTACCCAGAAAAGGGCCCACTTGGTGGTTTAGTTACGGCATTAGAAAATATAAAAACAAACTATTTATTTTTGCTAGCTTGTGATATTCCTAACTTGAATGTTGATTTGATTCGAAAAATGGCAAAATCCATGGAGTCATACGACGTAGTTATTTGTAAGCAAGAGAATCGTTTAGAACCTTTATTTGCTTTTTATCATGTTACTTGTTTGGCTATTTTAAAACAGCAACTTCAGACAAATGATTGGCGTATTAGAAAAGAGTTTGAGCACTTTTTGGTCAAAGTAGTTACCTTGGAATCGTCTTTTGGCTTGGAAAATGTCAATTCGCCTAAAGAATTAATGTTGTGGAATCAATGA
- a CDS encoding formate/nitrite transporter family protein, protein MDFESSQDVVTSLGDKAVAKTQLSFIRLSILGIMAGFFIALGYLSFIRISGTMPKSWGGFSTFLGGCLFPIGLVALTFVGGELATGNMMVMTLGVLQKKISSKELLYNWLIVLFTNCIGGFLVAYFFGHVVGLTEGAFLEKTISVAQAKIADPPLVAFISGIGCNIFVCLAVYLGAMGKTYLGKMFGLWFPVMVFVVCGFQHVVANAFIIPAAIFSNASGIQWSDYLVNTVFVFLGNAVGGSLFLAVPLMFVTAEKKEASEPDGIYEKY, encoded by the coding sequence ATGGATTTTGAGAGTAGTCAAGATGTAGTTACAAGTTTAGGAGACAAAGCAGTAGCGAAAACTCAGTTATCTTTTATTCGATTGAGTATTTTAGGAATCATGGCGGGCTTTTTTATCGCCCTAGGATATTTATCATTTATTAGAATCTCTGGAACGATGCCAAAAAGTTGGGGAGGGTTCTCAACATTTTTAGGTGGGTGTTTATTTCCAATTGGATTGGTAGCGCTTACTTTCGTTGGCGGTGAATTGGCAACGGGGAATATGATGGTCATGACGCTAGGTGTTTTACAAAAAAAAATCAGCAGTAAAGAGTTGCTTTATAATTGGCTGATTGTTTTGTTCACAAATTGTATTGGTGGCTTTTTAGTGGCTTATTTCTTTGGTCATGTTGTTGGGTTGACGGAAGGAGCATTTTTAGAAAAGACCATTTCAGTTGCTCAAGCAAAAATCGCAGATCCACCACTTGTCGCATTTATTTCGGGTATCGGCTGTAATATTTTTGTCTGCTTAGCGGTTTATCTTGGTGCGATGGGCAAAACGTATCTTGGTAAAATGTTTGGTCTGTGGTTTCCAGTGATGGTTTTTGTTGTTTGCGGATTTCAACATGTGGTCGCAAATGCTTTTATCATACCAGCAGCTATTTTTTCAAATGCTAGCGGGATTCAGTGGTCGGACTATCTTGTCAATACAGTCTTTGTTTTTTTAGGAAACGCGGTTGGTGGTAGTTTATTTTTAGCAGTTCCATTGATGTTTGTGACGGCTGAAAAAAAGGAAGCGAGTGAGCCTGATGGTATTTACGAAAAGTATTGA
- a CDS encoding NADH-quinone oxidoreductase subunit NuoE family protein — protein sequence MSSLSLAEKEAIILANDSDPQRILNMLIAIQYGSEEGYIDEETAQLVGDHLHLSQARVYEILSFYAILKTEPQARYVLKICNSTPCLFTGGAMLAEVLETILEVPADEPTPDGLFMYHSIPCIGACDQGPVIKIKDTVFADLTEAKVYQLIDDLQRGCYQEL from the coding sequence ATGAGTTCATTAAGTTTAGCAGAAAAGGAAGCGATTATTTTAGCAAATGATTCTGACCCACAGCGCATCCTAAATATGTTGATTGCCATTCAATATGGCTCTGAGGAAGGGTATATTGATGAAGAAACGGCACAGCTAGTTGGGGATCATTTGCATTTATCCCAAGCTCGAGTTTATGAGATTTTAAGTTTTTACGCTATTTTAAAAACAGAGCCGCAAGCAAGATATGTCCTAAAAATTTGTAATAGTACGCCCTGTCTTTTTACAGGCGGAGCGATGTTAGCAGAGGTTTTGGAGACGATTTTAGAAGTTCCAGCAGATGAGCCAACACCGGATGGACTGTTTATGTATCATAGTATTCCTTGTATTGGTGCCTGTGATCAAGGACCTGTAATCAAAATCAAGGATACCGTATTTGCTGATTTGACGGAAGCGAAGGTTTATCAATTGATCGATGACCTCCAGCGTGGATGTTATCAAGAGCTATAG
- a CDS encoding complex I 51 kDa subunit family protein has product MIKRNQPVLLERVNKMRQATNVGEYQEYQGFSGLLKAIEMEKEAILDELDLAHLRGRGGAAFPLGKKWRHLYGAKGDTKYIVCNADEGEPGTFKDKALLKHDPLSVIEGMVIAGYLFSAKAGYIYMRGEYLGIQKIFQEALDNAEKAGFLGENILGIPGFNYNITIISGAGAYVCGENSALLNSIEGKTGRPRVKPPHLADVGLYLQPTLVNNVESFAGIPVILREGGQAYRELGTEDGGGTKLICLSGHIKNRGLYEVNLGTSLQDILYSEEYGGGSSTGRPLKFIHFGGQSGPIGAVQHLEDCIYSYEGLWDKNLSIGSGAIVVMDDQVSIVDYLVQVAAFFAHESCGKCTPCRLGTTRILELLTKFNNQTAVVGDLERLEKMLMHVTNLSACGLGQSVANPMKSGLAYFPEEFEAGIREAVAPVKGGLW; this is encoded by the coding sequence ATGATCAAACGAAATCAACCGGTATTATTAGAACGTGTTAATAAGATGAGGCAGGCGACAAATGTTGGTGAATATCAAGAATACCAAGGATTTTCAGGGTTGTTAAAGGCAATTGAAATGGAGAAAGAGGCTATTTTGGATGAACTGGATTTAGCGCATTTACGCGGACGTGGTGGAGCGGCCTTTCCATTAGGAAAAAAATGGCGACATTTATATGGGGCCAAAGGCGATACAAAATACATTGTCTGTAATGCTGATGAAGGGGAACCTGGAACGTTTAAAGATAAAGCGTTATTAAAGCATGATCCTTTGAGTGTCATTGAGGGCATGGTGATCGCTGGCTATCTTTTTTCCGCTAAAGCAGGGTATATCTATATGCGGGGAGAATATTTAGGCATCCAGAAGATTTTTCAAGAAGCCTTGGATAATGCTGAAAAAGCTGGTTTTTTAGGAGAAAATATTTTAGGAATTCCAGGTTTTAACTATAATATCACGATTATTTCAGGTGCTGGAGCGTATGTTTGTGGAGAAAATTCAGCTCTTTTAAACTCGATTGAAGGCAAAACGGGTCGACCAAGAGTTAAACCGCCTCATTTAGCAGATGTTGGTTTGTATCTGCAGCCAACGTTAGTGAACAATGTTGAATCATTTGCAGGGATTCCTGTGATTTTACGTGAAGGAGGGCAAGCTTATCGTGAACTTGGAACCGAAGATGGTGGTGGCACTAAACTGATTTGTTTGTCTGGTCATATCAAAAATCGTGGCTTGTATGAAGTAAATCTTGGTACGTCGCTACAAGACATTCTTTATTCTGAAGAATACGGTGGCGGTTCTTCTACAGGTCGACCGTTAAAATTTATTCATTTTGGTGGCCAATCTGGACCGATTGGGGCGGTTCAACATCTTGAGGATTGTATCTATTCCTACGAAGGATTGTGGGATAAGAATCTATCGATTGGTTCTGGTGCGATCGTTGTGATGGATGATCAGGTGAGTATCGTTGATTATTTAGTGCAGGTCGCTGCCTTTTTTGCACATGAATCTTGTGGTAAATGTACACCTTGCCGCTTAGGTACAACACGAATTTTGGAGCTTCTGACAAAATTCAATAATCAAACGGCGGTTGTTGGTGATCTTGAGCGACTTGAAAAAATGTTGATGCATGTGACGAACCTTTCCGCGTGTGGATTAGGCCAGTCTGTTGCCAATCCGATGAAAAGCGGTTTAGCTTATTTTCCGGAGGAATTTGAGGCTGGTATCCGTGAAGCAGTTGCACCAGTAAAAGGGGGGCTTTGGTAA
- the fdhF gene encoding formate dehydrogenase subunit alpha: protein METKLKTATITMSIDSQQITVPKGTTVLEAASMLNIEIPTLCYLKELAPDGSCRMCTIEVEGGRKGGLTTACTAHCQEGMVVYTGSPRVNDSRRFVLDLLLSNHKLDCFSCGKNGDCKLQDYCLDYGIDDTSFTDGKRMPCHQEDTSNPFFDYDPEKCIMCRRCSKVCQLRQGRDVISIAKRGFDTKMSPSYGAAFDQSLCESCGNCVSACPTGALVSKDHKTYREWETKKIPTTCPHCGTGCQMNLVVKGNKLVGVEPINGAANKNLLCVKGKFASYKFVGSGDRLTEPLIKRNGVFEPATWDEALSLVADKFNQLKADHGPDSLAGFSCSRSINEDNYVFQKMMRAAIGTNNVDNCARVCHSASVHGLAHTLGSGAMTNPIADITTDVEVILLVGSNPEEAHPVIGSQIRQAMQRGAKVIVVDPRKIDLVKNCELHLQIQAGTNVAFANGMMHVILKEGLADQAFIKEKTEGFEALEQLVAEYTPEKVAEICHIEADDLIKAARLYAKAEKAPIIYCLGVTEHSTGTEGVMSMSNMAMLVGKIGKPGCGVNPLRGQNNVQGACDMGCMPYDFPGYQKVANPEVMAKFEKAWGVNLNKNVGLTSTQVLPAATEGKIKGLYIFGEDPIVTDPDTTHVRKALENLEFFVVQELFMTETAAYADVVLPGISYAEKDGTFTNTERRVQRVRKAVEPKGEAREDYAIFCDVMTRLGYPSHYDSAKEIMDEIASLTPTFGGINYDRLEVTGGLQWPCRTPEDPGTPIMHVGEFTRGKGLFMAIPYKKSRELPDERYPYLMSTGRMLYHYNTRAMTGRTEGINQLANRSYIEINTVDAKRLGIKEGDKVNVKSRRGTIETYAAVGNRVFPQEVFMTFHFPDGNVNELTNAEFDDIAIIPEYKVCAVDITPVR, encoded by the coding sequence ATGGAAACAAAATTGAAAACAGCAACCATTACGATGTCGATCGATTCGCAGCAGATTACTGTACCAAAAGGAACAACCGTATTAGAAGCGGCATCAATGTTGAATATAGAAATCCCAACACTTTGCTATTTGAAGGAATTAGCGCCAGATGGTTCATGTCGGATGTGTACAATTGAAGTTGAGGGTGGCCGAAAAGGTGGATTGACCACTGCTTGTACAGCGCATTGCCAAGAAGGCATGGTGGTGTATACAGGATCACCCAGAGTCAACGATTCTCGCCGCTTTGTCTTAGATTTACTATTAAGTAATCATAAATTAGACTGTTTTTCTTGTGGGAAAAATGGGGATTGCAAACTGCAAGACTATTGTTTGGATTATGGCATCGATGATACCAGCTTCACGGATGGTAAACGAATGCCTTGTCATCAAGAAGATACGAGTAATCCTTTTTTTGATTATGATCCAGAAAAGTGTATTATGTGCAGGCGTTGTTCTAAGGTCTGTCAGTTACGCCAAGGACGAGATGTTATTAGTATTGCTAAACGTGGTTTTGATACGAAAATGTCCCCTAGTTACGGAGCTGCTTTTGATCAGTCACTTTGTGAGTCTTGTGGAAATTGCGTTTCAGCTTGTCCAACAGGTGCCTTAGTGAGTAAAGATCATAAAACTTATCGGGAGTGGGAGACAAAAAAAATTCCGACCACTTGTCCGCATTGTGGGACTGGTTGCCAAATGAATCTTGTGGTGAAAGGAAATAAATTAGTTGGTGTTGAACCAATCAATGGCGCTGCAAATAAAAATCTTTTATGTGTGAAAGGCAAGTTTGCTTCGTATAAATTTGTAGGTTCTGGTGATCGTTTAACGGAGCCGCTGATTAAACGTAATGGTGTTTTTGAACCAGCAACCTGGGATGAAGCATTGAGTTTAGTTGCGGACAAATTTAATCAATTGAAGGCCGATCATGGTCCAGATTCTTTAGCTGGTTTTTCGTGTTCACGGTCGATCAACGAAGATAATTATGTTTTCCAAAAAATGATGCGGGCGGCAATTGGAACAAATAATGTGGATAATTGTGCCCGGGTTTGTCACTCTGCTTCTGTCCATGGTTTGGCCCACACATTAGGATCAGGTGCAATGACCAATCCAATTGCAGATATTACGACAGATGTTGAGGTGATTTTATTAGTTGGTTCAAATCCAGAAGAAGCTCATCCAGTGATTGGTTCACAAATTCGTCAAGCAATGCAGCGCGGAGCAAAAGTGATCGTGGTCGATCCTCGTAAAATCGATTTAGTCAAAAATTGTGAACTTCATTTACAAATCCAAGCTGGAACCAATGTAGCTTTCGCCAATGGCATGATGCATGTGATCTTAAAAGAAGGTCTGGCTGATCAGGCCTTTATCAAAGAAAAGACAGAAGGCTTTGAAGCGCTGGAACAACTTGTCGCCGAGTATACGCCTGAAAAAGTGGCAGAAATTTGCCATATCGAAGCAGATGACTTGATCAAAGCGGCTAGATTATATGCGAAAGCAGAAAAAGCGCCGATCATTTATTGTTTAGGTGTGACTGAACACTCAACTGGAACAGAAGGCGTTATGAGCATGTCGAATATGGCAATGCTCGTTGGAAAAATTGGGAAACCAGGTTGTGGTGTTAATCCTTTGCGCGGGCAAAACAATGTTCAAGGAGCCTGTGACATGGGATGTATGCCGTATGATTTCCCAGGATATCAAAAAGTTGCCAATCCAGAAGTAATGGCGAAATTTGAAAAAGCATGGGGAGTAAACTTAAATAAAAATGTTGGGCTGACCTCGACCCAAGTCTTACCGGCTGCGACAGAAGGAAAGATCAAAGGCTTGTATATTTTTGGCGAAGATCCAATCGTAACCGATCCTGATACCACTCATGTACGGAAAGCACTAGAGAATTTAGAATTTTTTGTTGTCCAAGAATTATTTATGACGGAAACGGCGGCATACGCAGATGTAGTGCTTCCAGGAATTAGTTATGCTGAAAAAGATGGAACCTTCACGAATACTGAAAGACGTGTTCAACGAGTGCGTAAAGCAGTTGAACCGAAAGGTGAAGCGAGAGAAGATTATGCGATTTTCTGCGATGTGATGACCCGACTTGGCTACCCAAGCCATTATGACTCGGCTAAAGAAATCATGGATGAAATTGCCAGTCTTACACCAACTTTTGGCGGAATCAATTATGACCGATTAGAAGTAACCGGTGGTTTGCAGTGGCCTTGTCGTACACCAGAAGATCCAGGCACACCAATCATGCATGTTGGCGAGTTTACCCGAGGTAAGGGGTTATTTATGGCAATTCCCTATAAAAAATCTAGAGAACTGCCTGATGAACGTTACCCTTATCTAATGTCAACAGGCCGAATGCTTTATCATTACAACACCCGGGCAATGACAGGTCGAACGGAAGGGATCAATCAGCTTGCGAATCGTTCCTATATTGAAATCAACACAGTGGATGCCAAGCGTTTGGGTATCAAAGAAGGCGATAAAGTCAACGTTAAATCCAGAAGGGGAACAATCGAAACCTATGCGGCTGTTGGAAACCGTGTTTTTCCACAAGAAGTCTTTATGACCTTCCATTTTCCAGATGGAAACGTCAATGAATTAACCAACGCTGAATTTGATGATATCGCAATCATTCCTGAATATAAGGTCTGTGCTGTTGATATTACACCTGTCAGGTAA
- a CDS encoding molybdopterin molybdotransferase MoeA: MIEVEAARIKINQFFAQQKAVEHVSILDAVGRVCAEDIFAKIAVPHFPRAGMDGYAVIAEETQGASLEKPICLNVSNSIFAGDSEPDSVNESGSAVRIMTGAPIPAPFDAVIKQEWTDYGQTEVKIYREIKAGRNYGVVGEDVRLEQKIFSKYQLINSRVVGILAAQGIEMIQVLAPMKVGILATGSELVSLGATLTSGKIYDSNLYTLASFIQSSGSQIIFKEHCSDDPKEIAELIRERVTDVDLLITTGGVSVGEKDFVPQVIEALGGETLFHFVNMKPGTPMMASSYQNKLLLNLSGNPFAAVVNLHLFYWSALAHFLNCSELKLEQRQVQLLEELTPSNIRRFIRAYEENGMVSLNAKLHYSSVFHNTLETNCMIDQPAKKLLKKGDYVTVYYWKF; this comes from the coding sequence ATGATTGAAGTCGAAGCAGCAAGAATAAAAATCAACCAATTTTTCGCTCAGCAAAAAGCAGTGGAGCATGTTTCTATTTTAGACGCTGTTGGACGAGTCTGCGCAGAAGATATCTTTGCTAAAATCGCTGTACCACATTTTCCTAGAGCTGGCATGGATGGTTATGCCGTTATTGCTGAAGAAACACAAGGTGCAAGTTTAGAAAAACCAATTTGTTTAAACGTCAGCAACTCGATTTTTGCTGGAGATTCAGAACCAGATAGTGTAAATGAATCTGGTTCTGCTGTTAGAATCATGACAGGAGCACCGATTCCCGCCCCTTTTGATGCGGTGATCAAACAAGAATGGACCGATTATGGTCAAACAGAGGTCAAAATCTACCGAGAAATCAAAGCGGGGCGTAATTATGGTGTTGTGGGTGAAGATGTGAGGCTTGAACAAAAGATTTTTTCAAAATATCAATTGATCAATAGCCGTGTAGTTGGTATCTTAGCAGCCCAAGGAATTGAAATGATTCAAGTCTTAGCGCCAATGAAAGTCGGAATTTTAGCGACTGGTAGTGAGTTAGTTTCTTTAGGGGCAACGCTCACTTCAGGCAAAATCTATGACAGCAATCTATATACGCTAGCTTCGTTCATTCAATCTAGTGGCAGTCAAATAATCTTCAAAGAGCATTGCTCCGATGATCCTAAAGAGATTGCTGAGCTCATTCGTGAAAGAGTGACAGATGTGGATTTATTGATCACAACGGGTGGTGTTTCAGTGGGGGAAAAAGATTTTGTTCCTCAAGTTATCGAAGCTTTAGGTGGAGAGACGCTCTTTCATTTTGTGAATATGAAACCAGGAACACCAATGATGGCAAGTAGCTATCAAAATAAACTACTTTTAAACTTGTCTGGCAATCCTTTTGCGGCTGTGGTCAATTTGCATTTATTTTATTGGTCAGCGCTGGCTCATTTTCTAAACTGCTCTGAGTTAAAGCTAGAACAACGTCAAGTCCAATTACTAGAAGAGTTAACGCCTTCCAATATTCGCCGCTTTATTCGGGCGTATGAAGAAAATGGTATGGTGTCTTTAAATGCAAAATTACATTATTCTTCAGTATTTCATAATACTCTTGAAACCAATTGTATGATCGATCAACCAGCTAAAAAGCTATTGAAAAAAGGAGACTATGTAACGGTTTATTATTGGAAATTTTAA
- the moaC gene encoding cyclic pyranopterin monophosphate synthase MoaC: MKESLQFTHINEQGQARMVDVSKKAATERTAVAYGEIRMNQEVASGIKNQTIKKGEVLQVARVAGIMAAKKTVELIPLCHVLALTKCEVDFSWKTAQILSVRCLTKTVGVTGVEMEALTGANIALLTIYDMCKAMDREMNIMNVCLLEKSGGKSGHFISTNQEINE, encoded by the coding sequence ATGAAAGAATCTTTACAATTTACTCATATCAATGAACAAGGACAAGCTCGGATGGTTGATGTTTCAAAAAAAGCAGCAACAGAAAGAACGGCAGTCGCTTACGGAGAGATTCGTATGAATCAAGAGGTTGCATCAGGGATCAAAAATCAGACGATAAAAAAGGGCGAAGTGCTACAAGTGGCTAGAGTGGCAGGGATTATGGCGGCAAAAAAAACAGTTGAATTAATTCCTCTCTGTCATGTCTTAGCCTTAACGAAATGTGAGGTCGATTTTAGCTGGAAGACAGCTCAAATTTTATCCGTTCGTTGTTTAACAAAAACAGTGGGTGTTACGGGTGTTGAGATGGAAGCCTTGACTGGCGCTAATATTGCCTTGCTAACGATTTATGATATGTGCAAGGCAATGGATCGTGAGATGAACATCATGAATGTCTGTTTATTAGAAAAATCAGGTGGTAAAAGCGGCCATTTTATTTCAACAAATCAGGAGATCAACGAATAA
- the moaA gene encoding GTP 3',8-cyclase MoaA has translation MKDSFNREIDYVRLSVTDRCDLRCTYCMPATGMCFLKKDEVLSFDNLVFLIKSLAKQGIKKVKITGGEPLTRRDTVALIKSIKAINGIEKVTLTTNGIQLARYAEALKEANLDGLNISIDTLDPDEFRAITRVGELKRVLTGLEKAIEVGLPNIKVNTVARGELTEAAICEIAALAKTNPIHVRFIELMPIGLGKGCPGKTQEELFSILESNYGKLRPFEQRLGNGPASYFSLPDFKGKIGFISALGHCFCAECDRIRITADGCLKTCLHMDDGCDLKGALQTEDEELLLKQVFSAIRRKPEKHHFLESQGDSRLMSQIGG, from the coding sequence ATGAAGGATTCTTTTAATCGTGAAATTGATTATGTGCGGCTATCTGTGACAGATCGTTGTGATCTTAGGTGTACGTACTGTATGCCGGCAACAGGAATGTGTTTTCTAAAAAAAGATGAGGTTTTAAGTTTTGATAACCTAGTATTTTTGATCAAGAGTTTAGCTAAACAGGGAATTAAAAAAGTTAAAATCACAGGTGGTGAACCCTTGACTCGCAGGGATACTGTCGCGTTGATCAAGTCGATAAAAGCTATCAATGGCATTGAAAAAGTGACCTTAACAACGAATGGTATTCAGTTGGCAAGATATGCTGAGGCTTTAAAAGAGGCGAATTTAGATGGACTCAATATTAGTATTGATACATTAGATCCAGACGAATTTCGTGCAATTACCCGAGTAGGGGAGTTAAAACGAGTATTAACTGGTTTGGAAAAAGCCATCGAGGTAGGTTTACCGAATATTAAAGTGAATACAGTTGCTAGAGGAGAGCTGACAGAAGCGGCTATTTGCGAAATTGCAGCACTTGCTAAAACGAACCCCATCCATGTACGTTTTATTGAGTTGATGCCGATCGGTTTAGGCAAAGGCTGTCCTGGAAAGACGCAAGAAGAGCTCTTTTCTATACTAGAATCAAACTATGGCAAGCTGAGACCCTTTGAACAGCGTTTAGGAAATGGACCAGCTAGTTATTTTTCATTACCAGATTTTAAAGGGAAAATTGGCTTTATTAGTGCGTTAGGTCATTGTTTTTGTGCTGAGTGTGATCGGATCCGGATTACAGCAGATGGCTGTTTAAAAACCTGTTTGCATATGGATGATGGCTGTGATTTAAAAGGCGCTTTGCAGACAGAAGATGAAGAATTATTGTTAAAACAGGTTTTTTCAGCAATTCGACGTAAACCCGAGAAACATCATTTTTTAGAGAGTCAGGGCGATTCTCGGTTAATGTCACAAATTGGAGGGTAA
- a CDS encoding MOSC domain-containing protein → MAVGEIIGINISERRGTQKKEIPEVNLIKGFGLENDAHGGNWHRQVSLLSFEKITEFNERGARVGNGAFGENIIVSGIDLRVLPVGSQIRIGQAELVVTQIGKECHKHCQIYARVGDCIMPREGIFAVVVAEGHIKKGDQLEVV, encoded by the coding sequence ATGGCAGTAGGAGAAATTATTGGGATCAATATTAGTGAACGACGGGGGACGCAGAAAAAAGAAATTCCAGAAGTCAATTTAATCAAAGGGTTTGGGTTAGAAAATGATGCGCATGGCGGAAATTGGCATCGCCAAGTCAGCTTGTTATCTTTTGAAAAAATCACCGAGTTTAACGAACGGGGGGCTCGTGTAGGCAATGGTGCTTTTGGCGAAAATATTATTGTATCAGGAATTGACTTGCGTGTATTACCTGTTGGCAGTCAAATTCGGATTGGTCAGGCGGAATTAGTCGTGACGCAAATTGGTAAAGAATGCCATAAACATTGTCAAATCTATGCACGAGTGGGCGATTGTATTATGCCAAGAGAAGGGATTTTTGCTGTTGTTGTAGCAGAAGGTCATATTAAAAAAGGAGATCAACTAGAAGTTGTATAA